Proteins encoded together in one Janthinobacterium tructae window:
- a CDS encoding acid phosphatase — translation MKDLAPALPADPADQPANPSRRRIFQAASAVGLAASLPALADAAPARKTIAKGSLDAKLKAHVKNVVVIYLENRSFNNLFANFPGTSAPLSAVTAEQARQLDRDGKPLATLPKIWGGLVPNQQNIGGIDYLIKEEQISGLPNAPYKLSDAAGKPLPESIITRDLVHRFYNNQMQINGGKNDGFAAWADSGGLVMGHYGETSKNLNLWQIAEQYTLCDNFFMAAFGGSYMNHQFLVTGRANEYFNASETAAKKKIAVLSDGPQGVRLAISPECPASALDGKPKYVNDGALTPDGYAVNTMAPPYQPSYVRPAFDGDPLHADPADANTLPPQTYDTIGDLLSRKGVSWAWYGGGWQAALDQKGGGSKPNFQFHHQPLNYFKQFAPGTAARAEHLRDGGTGDSPISNKFLAAAVAGKLPAVTFYKPQGNLNLHAGYSDIESGDQHVANVIQHLKESPQWKDMIVVITFDENGGWWDHVAPPKGDRWGPGTRIPAIVVSPYAKKGAVDHSFYDTTSILRLITRLHDLPLLEGLKVRNDAFASRGALPPGDLTGALSFR, via the coding sequence GTGAAGGACCTCGCCCCCGCCCTGCCAGCCGATCCGGCCGACCAACCCGCCAATCCCTCGCGCCGGCGCATTTTCCAGGCCGCTTCCGCAGTCGGCCTGGCCGCCAGCCTGCCGGCGCTGGCCGACGCCGCGCCAGCCAGGAAGACCATCGCCAAGGGTTCGCTCGACGCGAAACTCAAGGCCCACGTCAAGAACGTGGTCGTGATCTATCTGGAAAACCGCAGCTTCAACAACCTGTTTGCCAACTTCCCCGGCACCAGCGCGCCCCTGTCCGCCGTCACGGCGGAACAGGCGCGGCAGCTGGACCGCGACGGCAAGCCGCTGGCCACCCTGCCGAAAATCTGGGGCGGCCTGGTGCCGAACCAGCAAAATATCGGCGGCATCGATTACCTGATCAAGGAAGAGCAGATTTCCGGCCTGCCGAACGCTCCCTACAAATTGAGCGACGCGGCCGGCAAGCCCCTACCCGAAAGCATCATCACGCGCGACCTGGTGCACCGCTTCTATAACAACCAGATGCAGATCAACGGCGGCAAGAACGACGGCTTTGCCGCGTGGGCCGACAGCGGCGGCCTGGTGATGGGCCACTACGGCGAAACGTCGAAAAACCTGAACCTGTGGCAGATCGCCGAGCAATACACGCTGTGCGACAACTTCTTCATGGCGGCCTTCGGCGGCTCTTACATGAACCACCAGTTCCTCGTCACGGGGCGCGCCAACGAATATTTCAATGCATCCGAAACGGCGGCGAAGAAAAAGATCGCCGTGCTGTCGGACGGCCCGCAAGGCGTGCGCCTGGCGATCTCTCCCGAGTGCCCCGCCTCCGCGCTCGATGGCAAGCCGAAGTACGTGAACGACGGCGCCCTGACGCCGGACGGCTATGCCGTCAACACCATGGCGCCGCCATATCAACCGAGTTACGTCCGCCCCGCCTTCGATGGCGATCCGCTGCATGCCGACCCGGCTGACGCGAATACCCTGCCGCCGCAAACCTATGACACCATCGGCGACCTGCTGTCGCGCAAGGGCGTCAGCTGGGCGTGGTACGGCGGCGGCTGGCAAGCGGCGCTCGACCAGAAGGGCGGCGGCAGCAAGCCGAACTTCCAGTTCCACCACCAGCCGCTGAACTACTTCAAGCAGTTCGCCCCAGGCACGGCCGCGCGCGCCGAGCACCTGCGCGACGGCGGCACGGGCGACAGCCCGATCTCGAACAAATTCCTCGCCGCCGCCGTGGCAGGCAAACTGCCGGCCGTGACCTTCTACAAGCCGCAGGGCAATCTGAACCTGCACGCCGGCTATTCGGATATCGAGTCGGGCGACCAGCACGTGGCCAACGTCATCCAGCATCTGAAGGAATCGCCGCAGTGGAAAGACATGATCGTGGTGATCACGTTTGACGAAAACGGCGGCTGGTGGGACCACGTGGCGCCGCCAAAAGGCGACCGCTGGGGTCCGGGCACGCGCATTCCCGCCATCGTCGTCTCGCCGTACGCGAAAAAAGGCGCCGTCGACCACAGTTTTTATGACACCACGTCGATCCTGCGCCTGATCACGCGCCTGCACGACTTGCCGCTGCTCGAGGGCCTGAAAGTGCGCAATGATGCGTTCGCGTCACGCGGCGCGCTGCCGCCGGGCGACTTGACTGGCGCCTTGAGCTTCCGCTAA
- a CDS encoding TonB-dependent siderophore receptor: MSPAIHSTPRIKRMAYAIQLICIASALLLNAQAPALAQESAAAAAATLDFQVPAGDLAAALRQVASQSRVILSFMPEQTRGKTSVGLTGRHELLAALNGVLRGTGLKAERSANGSYVLRPAQSESGADAIAMMPEVSVKAQQDATEGSGAYVSALPVSTATPLGLSIRETPQSVSVITQQRMQDQGLNTIAQVMAQTPGITLFSLGSERTGFTSRGYSITNYQLDGVSTHSENLGLNAIPSQSLADMALYDRIEVLRGASGLMTGAGDASGAINMVRKKPTAQFQASVEGELGSYDERRAMADIAGPLNEARTVRGRLVTVYEEGDGIIDGYSRDKKVVYGVVEADLSSGTKLTAGVTHQRKRSNGSLSYLGFPLFYSNGAMTDLPRSFSPAARSNRFDTKSTDVFATLEHALANDWKLKIAANRVQSSQEERSIYLDVSGGFADQATGDGLRLNADYRDYQLQVNSVDVNVRGPFSAFGRQHELVLGMDYNEFQSTTDGRFGGGVASTPANLYRWNRTTTSAFGNAVVTYDSTRRQASAYAASRFTLSERLKLIAGAKVLRYSENYISDAPSVNFYSASPASESRVFTPYGGLVFDIDGTHSAYASYSTIYQPQASQDRYGKLLAPREGKTLEAGIKSGWLDGRLNTAAALYQIRQSNLAESDPGYTVPGTNNPANRTIKGARTQGVDLEATGAITPDWNISASWSYSQTENNTGKAILTTFPRHLVKLWTTYRLPGELNRLTLGGGVNWQSRVYSDIDAWQINSTLHWEQKAYSVASLMARYDVSDKLSATVNVANLFDKQYTASVSDWWYSGMHGPARKVALTVRYQF, from the coding sequence ATGTCTCCTGCCATTCATTCCACGCCGCGCATCAAGCGCATGGCGTACGCCATCCAACTCATCTGCATCGCTTCGGCCCTGCTGCTGAACGCCCAGGCGCCAGCCCTGGCGCAGGAAAGCGCGGCTGCTGCCGCGGCCACTCTCGACTTCCAGGTGCCGGCCGGCGACCTGGCTGCGGCGCTGCGCCAGGTCGCCAGCCAGTCCAGGGTCATCCTCAGCTTTATGCCGGAACAGACGCGCGGCAAGACCTCCGTAGGCCTCACGGGCCGCCACGAGCTGCTGGCCGCCCTGAACGGCGTGCTGCGCGGCACGGGCCTGAAGGCCGAGCGCAGCGCCAACGGCAGCTATGTGCTGCGTCCGGCGCAGTCGGAATCCGGCGCGGACGCCATCGCCATGATGCCGGAAGTATCGGTCAAGGCGCAGCAGGATGCGACGGAAGGCTCGGGCGCGTATGTCTCCGCCCTGCCGGTTTCCACTGCCACCCCGCTGGGCCTGTCGATCAGGGAAACACCGCAGTCGGTCAGCGTCATCACGCAGCAGCGCATGCAGGACCAGGGCCTGAACACCATCGCGCAGGTCATGGCGCAAACGCCGGGCATCACCCTGTTCTCGCTGGGCAGCGAGCGCACGGGCTTTACTTCGCGCGGCTATTCGATCACCAATTACCAGCTCGATGGCGTCAGCACGCATTCGGAAAACCTGGGCCTCAATGCGATACCGTCGCAAAGCCTGGCCGACATGGCGCTGTACGACCGCATCGAAGTGCTGCGCGGCGCCTCGGGCCTGATGACGGGCGCGGGCGACGCCTCGGGCGCCATCAACATGGTGCGCAAGAAGCCGACGGCGCAGTTCCAGGCGTCCGTCGAGGGCGAACTGGGCTCCTACGATGAACGGCGCGCCATGGCCGATATCGCCGGTCCGCTGAACGAGGCGCGCACCGTGCGCGGCCGCCTGGTGACGGTGTACGAGGAAGGCGACGGCATCATCGACGGCTACAGCCGCGACAAGAAAGTGGTCTACGGCGTGGTCGAGGCGGACCTCTCAAGCGGCACGAAACTGACAGCCGGCGTCACGCACCAGCGCAAGCGCTCGAATGGTTCGCTGTCCTACCTGGGCTTCCCCCTGTTCTACAGCAATGGCGCCATGACGGACCTGCCCCGCTCCTTCAGCCCGGCGGCCAGGTCGAATCGCTTCGACACCAAATCGACCGACGTCTTCGCCACCCTGGAACATGCGCTGGCGAACGACTGGAAGCTGAAAATTGCGGCCAACCGCGTGCAGTCGTCGCAAGAAGAGCGTTCCATCTACCTCGACGTGAGTGGCGGCTTCGCCGACCAGGCCACGGGCGACGGCCTGCGCTTAAACGCCGACTACCGCGATTACCAGCTCCAGGTCAACAGCGTGGACGTCAATGTGCGCGGCCCGTTCAGCGCGTTCGGCCGCCAGCACGAACTGGTGCTGGGCATGGACTACAACGAATTTCAAAGCACGACCGATGGCCGCTTCGGCGGCGGCGTCGCAAGCACGCCCGCCAACCTGTACCGCTGGAACCGCACGACAACATCCGCGTTTGGCAATGCCGTCGTCACTTACGACAGCACGCGCCGCCAGGCCAGCGCCTACGCGGCCAGCCGCTTCACGCTATCGGAGCGCCTGAAATTGATCGCCGGGGCAAAAGTGCTGCGCTACAGCGAGAATTACATCTCGGACGCACCTTCCGTGAATTTTTACAGCGCGTCGCCAGCCTCGGAAAGCCGGGTCTTCACGCCGTATGGCGGCCTGGTGTTCGACATCGACGGCACGCACAGCGCCTACGCCAGCTACTCCACCATCTACCAGCCGCAGGCATCGCAGGACCGCTACGGCAAGCTGCTGGCGCCGCGCGAAGGCAAGACACTGGAAGCGGGCATCAAGAGCGGCTGGCTCGATGGCCGCCTGAACACGGCTGCGGCGCTGTACCAGATCCGCCAGAGCAACCTGGCCGAATCGGATCCCGGCTACACCGTACCCGGCACGAACAATCCCGCCAACCGCACCATCAAGGGCGCCAGAACCCAGGGCGTGGACCTGGAAGCGACGGGCGCCATCACGCCGGACTGGAACATCTCGGCATCGTGGTCTTACAGCCAGACGGAAAACAATACCGGCAAGGCGATCCTGACCACCTTCCCACGCCACCTGGTGAAACTGTGGACCACCTACCGCCTGCCCGGCGAGCTAAATCGCCTGACGCTGGGCGGCGGCGTGAACTGGCAAAGCCGCGTGTATTCCGACATCGACGCGTGGCAGATCAACAGTACCCTGCACTGGGAACAGAAGGCGTACTCGGTGGCCAGCCTGATGGCGCGCTACGACGTCAGCGACAAGCTCTCTGCCACCGTCAACGTGGCCAACCTGTTCGACAAGCAGTACACGGCTTCCGTGTCGGACTGGTGGTACTCGGGCATGCATGGTCCGGCGCGCAAGGTGGCGTTGACCGTGCGGTATCAGTTCTGA
- a CDS encoding FecR domain-containing protein, with translation MRTATVYALGQPIDLAIAMQAAEWLATLMSGVTTPAEKTAWQEWRQAHPDHERAWKHIESASGGLRELDAQACRTALARRPASPISRRNSLQLLAWVSTIGLTGWFGARSPYAPDFARAALADMATGVGERRELALPDGSRLHLNSGSAVNIRFSGTQRLLQLVRGEVFIATARETGRPYRPFLVETAHGHAQALGTRYSVRQADGNTLVAVEEGAVRLTPRHGDGNQLIRAGQGGGMTAQQILPEHAVSPDIWAWRQGLLLADAMPLRDFLHELSRYRHGLLGCDDAVAGLRISGVFPLADLDAVLLSLPDSLPVDVRLRTRYWVQVEARRQR, from the coding sequence ATGCGCACCGCCACCGTGTATGCACTGGGCCAGCCCATCGACCTGGCCATCGCCATGCAGGCGGCCGAATGGCTGGCCACCCTGATGAGCGGCGTCACCACGCCGGCGGAAAAGACGGCCTGGCAAGAGTGGCGCCAGGCGCACCCCGACCATGAGCGGGCGTGGAAACACATCGAAAGCGCCAGCGGCGGCTTGCGCGAACTCGATGCGCAAGCGTGCCGCACGGCGCTGGCACGGCGTCCTGCCTCGCCCATCTCGCGCCGCAACAGCCTGCAACTGCTGGCGTGGGTATCGACCATCGGCCTCACGGGCTGGTTCGGCGCGCGCTCGCCCTATGCACCCGACTTTGCCCGCGCCGCGCTGGCCGACATGGCCACGGGCGTGGGCGAGCGCCGCGAGCTGGCCCTGCCCGACGGCAGCCGTTTGCACCTGAACAGCGGCAGCGCGGTGAACATCCGCTTCAGCGGCACGCAACGGCTGCTGCAACTGGTGCGGGGCGAAGTGTTCATCGCCACCGCCCGCGAAACGGGCCGGCCCTACCGCCCCTTCCTCGTCGAGACCGCGCATGGCCACGCCCAGGCGCTGGGCACGCGCTACTCGGTGCGCCAGGCGGACGGCAATACCCTGGTCGCCGTCGAAGAAGGCGCCGTGCGGCTGACGCCGCGCCATGGCGACGGCAATCAACTCATCCGCGCAGGCCAGGGCGGCGGCATGACGGCGCAACAAATCCTGCCAGAGCACGCCGTCTCGCCCGACATCTGGGCCTGGCGCCAGGGCTTGCTGCTGGCCGACGCCATGCCGCTGCGCGACTTCCTGCATGAATTGAGCCGCTACCGCCACGGCTTGCTGGGCTGCGACGACGCCGTCGCCGGCCTGCGCATCTCCGGCGTCTTCCCGCTGGCCGACCTGGACGCCGTGCTGCTGTCGCTGCCCGACTCCCTGCCCGTCGACGTGCGCCTGCGCACGCGCTACTGGGTGCAGGTGGAGGCACGCCGGCAGCGCTAG
- a CDS encoding sigma-70 family RNA polymerase sigma factor, whose product MLSAPSPPSDFQALYAEHHSWLLHWLKRRLHDAGLAGDLAQDTFLKIFLARSSAGIAQPRPFLATIAKRLLANHCRREELERAYLDALRHQPQACAPSPEAMSILLESLQQVDRALDQLSTKARAAFLLAHLDGMSYAEIAAELGTTTHSVKKYLSKANLLCFFAVPDFASA is encoded by the coding sequence ATGCTGTCCGCCCCTTCCCCGCCGTCCGATTTCCAGGCCCTGTATGCCGAGCACCACTCGTGGCTGCTGCACTGGCTGAAGCGTCGCCTGCACGACGCGGGGCTGGCGGGCGACCTGGCGCAGGATACTTTCCTCAAGATTTTCCTTGCACGCAGCAGCGCCGGGATCGCGCAGCCGCGCCCCTTCCTGGCCACCATCGCCAAGCGCCTGCTGGCCAATCACTGCCGGCGCGAAGAACTGGAACGGGCCTACCTCGACGCCCTGCGGCACCAGCCGCAAGCGTGCGCACCCTCGCCGGAAGCGATGTCCATCCTGCTCGAATCGCTGCAACAGGTCGACCGCGCGCTGGACCAGCTCTCCACCAAGGCCAGGGCCGCCTTCCTGCTGGCCCACCTGGACGGCATGAGCTACGCCGAGATCGCCGCCGAACTGGGCACCACCACGCATTCCGTCAAAAAATACCTGAGCAAGGCCAATTTGCTGTGCTTTTTTGCCGTACCCGATTTTGCCAGCGCCTGA
- a CDS encoding LysR family transcriptional regulator: MKTLDIEAVQAFVLTAELKSFTRAAEALDTTQSAISLKIKRLEKMLGRHLLERTPRLVGLSADGQQFMVAARKLVAAHQGALAAFSVSKRRLVIGISHHIVGAELPLLLKQMHDAEPDLVLEVRIASSHEVLACFDRGTLDAAIVLGHDHLRKGGDLILEERFGWMAATGFAYHPGEPLRLAAQSESCRVRSIALTALQEHGIAWTEVFVGGGITTIGAAVAAGFAIAALGCRVAPAGTMDAGPKFGLPALPTLDVLLYSSASDPQTRNSLRRLAAAIRSTAA; this comes from the coding sequence GTGAAGACACTCGATATCGAGGCCGTGCAAGCCTTCGTTCTGACAGCGGAACTGAAGAGCTTCACGCGCGCGGCCGAGGCGCTCGACACCACCCAGTCGGCCATCAGCCTGAAGATCAAGCGACTGGAAAAGATGCTCGGCCGGCATTTGCTGGAGCGTACGCCGCGCCTGGTGGGCCTGTCTGCGGACGGACAGCAGTTCATGGTCGCAGCGCGCAAGCTGGTAGCTGCCCATCAAGGTGCCCTTGCCGCCTTCAGCGTCAGCAAGCGGCGGCTGGTGATCGGCATCAGCCACCACATCGTTGGCGCGGAGCTGCCACTGTTGCTGAAACAGATGCACGACGCCGAACCGGATCTGGTGCTGGAAGTACGCATCGCCTCATCGCACGAAGTGCTCGCCTGCTTTGATCGCGGCACGCTCGATGCCGCCATCGTGCTGGGGCATGACCATCTGCGCAAAGGTGGCGACCTGATACTTGAAGAACGCTTTGGCTGGATGGCCGCCACCGGCTTCGCATACCACCCGGGCGAGCCCCTGCGTCTCGCGGCACAATCCGAGTCTTGCCGGGTAAGAAGCATTGCACTCACCGCGCTCCAGGAGCACGGCATCGCGTGGACCGAGGTTTTCGTCGGCGGCGGCATCACCACCATCGGCGCCGCCGTTGCTGCAGGTTTCGCCATTGCGGCGCTGGGGTGCCGGGTGGCGCCCGCGGGAACGATGGATGCGGGGCCAAAGTTCGGACTGCCGGCCCTGCCCACGCTGGACGTGCTGCTGTATTCCAGTGCCTCCGATCCACAGACGCGGAACTCGCTGCGCCGCCTGGCCGCCGCCATCCGCTCGACGGCGGCATGA
- a CDS encoding tautomerase family protein: MPMTRVSLRRGKPAAYRQAILDGLYLAMRETFDVPDDDRFMTISEHDEDDFSYGKSYLGIARSDDLVMIQITVSKTRTIAQKKALYARIAERLSSSPGLRPEDIFINLVEVAPENWSFGHGIAHYAPRDA, from the coding sequence ATGCCGATGACACGCGTATCCCTGCGGCGAGGCAAGCCCGCCGCCTATCGTCAGGCCATACTCGATGGCCTGTATCTTGCCATGCGCGAAACGTTTGACGTGCCGGACGATGACCGCTTCATGACGATCAGCGAGCACGACGAAGATGATTTCAGCTACGGCAAGTCGTATCTTGGCATCGCGCGCAGCGACGATCTCGTCATGATCCAGATCACGGTCAGCAAGACCCGGACGATAGCGCAGAAAAAGGCGCTCTATGCCCGGATTGCCGAGCGCCTGTCCAGCAGTCCCGGCCTGCGTCCAGAGGACATTTTTATCAACCTCGTCGAGGTGGCGCCTGAAAACTGGTCGTTCGGCCATGGCATCGCCCACTACGCGCCGCGCGATGCATAA
- a CDS encoding methyltransferase, translating to MSDTSSPTVHPQIHWSENGAEHSARWRSESGMPPPKRVVIADDRTTADQAYRLACEGTAMLWRGDFQNARQLLQALARRADHKNDKPSKKAMAAKLAKPEPSATEAFHLHRQAQSQRARTLAMLLLPFDADYTIPLRRAPDVKLACNEAYGRGEAAFVASLRELLGLIGAHEWRRTGVELPALGQRIHPHYGVFAPIRGEYVGLVADAPLPPRASLAFDIGTGTGVLAAVLAQRGIERIVATDQDPRALSCARENLARLDLLDKVDVVQADLFPAGRAPLVVCNPPWLPARPSSPIEYAVYDPDSRMLRGFLAGLADHLEPNGEGWLILSDLAEHLGLRPRAQLLEWIAQAGLKVIDRLDVKPTHPRAQDATDSLHAARSKEVTSLWRLAAASSRV from the coding sequence ATGTCCGACACCTCTTCCCCTACCGTTCATCCGCAGATCCACTGGAGCGAAAACGGCGCCGAACATTCGGCCCGCTGGCGCTCGGAAAGCGGCATGCCGCCACCCAAGCGCGTCGTCATCGCCGATGACCGCACGACGGCCGACCAGGCTTACCGCCTGGCCTGCGAAGGCACGGCCATGCTGTGGCGTGGCGACTTCCAGAACGCGCGCCAGCTGCTGCAGGCGCTGGCGCGGCGCGCCGACCACAAGAACGACAAACCGAGCAAAAAAGCCATGGCCGCCAAGCTGGCAAAACCGGAACCGTCCGCCACGGAAGCGTTCCACCTGCACCGCCAGGCCCAGTCGCAGCGCGCCCGCACACTGGCCATGCTGCTGCTGCCTTTTGACGCCGACTACACGATCCCGCTGCGCCGCGCGCCGGACGTGAAACTGGCGTGTAATGAGGCGTATGGCCGTGGCGAAGCAGCCTTCGTCGCCTCGCTGCGCGAACTGCTGGGCCTGATCGGCGCGCACGAATGGCGCCGCACGGGCGTGGAACTGCCGGCCCTGGGCCAGCGCATCCACCCACATTACGGCGTGTTCGCGCCGATTCGCGGTGAATACGTGGGCCTGGTGGCCGACGCGCCGCTGCCCCCGCGCGCCAGCCTGGCCTTCGACATCGGCACCGGCACGGGCGTGCTGGCCGCCGTGCTGGCGCAGCGCGGCATCGAACGCATCGTCGCCACCGACCAGGACCCGCGCGCCCTGTCCTGCGCGCGCGAAAACCTGGCGCGCCTAGATTTGCTCGATAAGGTCGACGTGGTGCAGGCCGACCTGTTCCCTGCCGGCCGCGCGCCGCTGGTCGTGTGCAATCCGCCATGGCTGCCGGCCCGCCCCAGCTCGCCCATCGAATACGCCGTCTACGATCCGGACAGCCGCATGCTGCGCGGTTTCCTCGCCGGCCTGGCCGATCACCTGGAGCCAAACGGCGAAGGCTGGCTGATCCTGTCGGACCTGGCCGAGCACCTGGGCCTGCGCCCGCGCGCGCAATTGCTGGAATGGATAGCGCAAGCGGGCTTGAAAGTGATCGATCGCCTGGACGTGAAACCCACGCACCCGCGCGCGCAAGATGCCACGGACAGCCTGCATGCGGCCCGCTCGAAGGAAGTCACGTCGCTGTGGCGCCTGGCGGCAGCGTCATCGAGGGTCTGA